DNA sequence from the Candidatus Aegiribacteria sp. genome:
TGCTCCTAATATTAGACTAATCTAAATATTTGAGAAGAATCTAAATTCGTACAACCATGAAAGGAAAAATGATGAAACAATTGTTTGTTGCAGCAATACTATGCATTTCTGTTTCTTCAACGGCTCTGGAACTGGAGATGCCCGAGATCGGCGGCCATATCCTGATTGATTATCTGAGCATGTCTCAGGATTCCAGCTACAATCAATCTGGAGTGTTCGTGGCTGCCTCGAATCGTTTCAGTGTGCGGAAAGCCACAATTGAAATCAAAGGCGCAGCAGGTGAATTGATCGAGTATGAAGCAACATTCGGTCTTGCCAGCTGTCTGGGAAGCGGAATGACCATGGCTCTGATGGAAGCAGGAATACGTGTTTCACCACTTGAAGATAAGAGATTCGTTCTGGGAATGGGAATGTTCCACGTTCGGAGAGGTTTCGAACTCGGTTGCGATTGCGGTCATACGCTTACAGCTGAGAAGCCGATGTACAGGAAAGTAATATCACCATCATGTCATCCGCTGGGTGCCGTTCTGGAAACTGACCTGAATCTCGGTTCTGTCGGAGGTCTTGAAGCTCAGATCGTATATGCCAACGGGAATACCGGAACCATCAATGAAGAGCATGACGCCAACTTCGCGCTCTTTTACAGGCTTCCGATGGAAGGGCTCACGATCGGTGGATTCTATAACGATCTTGCCATGGAGATGAACCCGGAAAATGAAGGATACGAGGATGCGTCAAGGTATGGCTTCGGTCTCGACTATGAAGCAGACGGGATAGCGGTTAGAACTGAGATGATACAGGTAAAAGGCATACTGCCTGGAATGCGTCCTGCGGGCTGCTCCGATACAGGCGAAAACGTGGAGAACATATGCCTGTTTGCCCAGGCCGGTTACAGCTTCAACACCGAATTGGAGGAGATTCCTTCAATTACACCGTATCTCAGTTACCAGAGCTGGGATCGCTGGAGTAATGACGATTCAGGTGATTACGAATTCTCATGGATCACAGGTGGAGTGAAAACCTGCATAGGCAGTCCGGACACCTACATAACCCTGGATTACCGTGTTCCGGCAACCACTCCGGAAGGATTGAATGAAGACGCTTCTGTATTGACAGCAAGGCTTGGCCTGGCCTACTGAAAGGATCTGAAATGAAATACATAACAATTGTTCTTTTGATTATCGGAGCCGGTCTGAGTGATACGTTCGACCTGTTGCCCGTTGCGGATACCTACACGCTCCCTTCCGGTGGATGTTACGGAAGTATGAACACCCTGCAGATTGCGAACAAACCCGCCAGCGGGCATCCCGACGAAAGAGCTATGATGCTGTGGGACCTCTCGGAGCACATGGGAGCGACGGTGACGAGTGCGACACTCTATATAAATATTTTCTTCCAGTGTCCTTCCGGTGCAGGAACGTACACGGAATTCTATCATGTGACAGAAACATGGGATGAGAGCTGGAGCGGAGCCCATGTGCAGCACGGCTCAACATCCTGGCAGTCATATCATTATTCCACTCTTGGATGGGTTGGAGTCGATGTCACATATCTGGCTCAAGCATGGCTTGACGGGGCAATAGAGAACCACGGTATTGTCCTGCAGGTGTCAGGTGTATATCCATGGACCAAGTTCCACTCGCGGGAAACCTCAGCCAACAGTCCGTATCTCAGGCTTGAATTCCCCGAGGCACTTGAGCAGGATACATGGGGTTCGATAAAAGCAGTATTCTGATGATCCGCGGGATAGTATTCCGGTGAAGAATCCGGGGAGGTGGATTTAAGAAATGATATTTAAAATCATATTCATGATTCTATGGCTGGGCAACGGATTAGTCAGAATGCCACACAACTTAAGATACAAAAAAACAAAAAAAGTAAAATCAAACAACACAAAAAGAGAAAAATTTCTGGTTTTCATTGCCGGTATTGGGATGATGTTGATGCCAATGATATGTATATTTACACCGTGGCTTGACTCTTTCAATATGGATTTACCTGATCCGGTTCGATGGATTGGATTAACAGGTTTCGGATTCGGGCTGGTTTTATTCTGGCGGGTTCATAAAACGCTGGGCAGGAACTGGTCTCCGATATTGGAAATCAGAAGAAATCATAAGCTGATTACAGATGGTCCTTACAAATACATCAGGCATCCCATGTATACTCAAATATGGATCTGGGTAATATGCCAATGGTTAGTATTATCAAACTGGATCGTTGGAATAGTTGGAGTTTTAGCCTGGACAATACTATATATTATTAGAATACCTGAAGAGGAAAAGATGATGATTGAGGAATTCGGTCAGCAGTATGAGGATTACATAACGAGAAGTAAAAGAATAATCCCCGGGGTTTACTGAGAGTACAAGCCCTTCGCCTGTTATACACCGGATTAATCAACTGAGGTGTTATGAAGGTAAATGGAAAGGAAAAGTTGATGAAAAGAATATATTTGAAAACATTCCTGATTACATTAGCTGCGTTCGGAGCAACTTATATGCTTCTGGTGTTTTCCTCCAGGATATCATTCGAATTTTATTCTGCCGTGGGAATCGTGTTTGCAGTTATGGCTCCCGGTACTCTTGTTCTTTCGGGATTAAGGAAATTCAGCGCTTTTACTCGAAACATGTTTGGGATAGTATCAGGACTGTTCCTCTGGGGATTCATTGGCGAATTCCTTGAAGTGAGAAGCCACCTGATAATTGCTGATTCAAGCTATCTGCCCATACTGCTTGTACTGGTTTCCATGCTTGCTGTAATACTCCTTCAGAGCGGCATACGAAAGTCATACGGTTTCGCTTTCGGGCATTTTGCCGGTATATGGGGGCTGCATATGTGGATGATCTATCAGTATGAGCATCTTTCAAGAACCCACTGGAGTACATATGTGTCGGCAGGCGCCGCGCTTATCCTTGGGATACTGGCAGTGTTTCTCACCGGAAAAACCAAGGGAACAAGCCGGAAGATGGCTCTGTCTCTTGCTTCTCTTCTTCTATTCTGGACAGTACTGGAGTACATATGGGGATGGAGGCTTTTGCCGGGACCATACTCTATCTGAACAAGTTCGTTTGAAAGAACTTGACTTATATCAGTTTTATGAAACATGCTAATCACAATGAAATCCTAAAAGCATGAAAGCATTGATCCATTGTACTATGAAAGGTAGTGGTAGTATGACCAGACAGCGATTCCTGATCACTATTCTGCTCGTTTTTGCTGTTCTGGCGAGCGAAACAGCCGCAACCGGTGATTTCAGCTATGATGTCCAGTACTATTCAGTGTATATTAAAAATATTACTCTGAACGCTGCTCAGACTCTCGACAAACAGGGGCTTACCGTTGAGTGGGCTCATGACGACAAGGCTATGTTCTATGTCAATGCTGAGCAGGAAGAACTG
Encoded proteins:
- a CDS encoding DNRLRE domain-containing protein; this translates as MKYITIVLLIIGAGLSDTFDLLPVADTYTLPSGGCYGSMNTLQIANKPASGHPDERAMMLWDLSEHMGATVTSATLYINIFFQCPSGAGTYTEFYHVTETWDESWSGAHVQHGSTSWQSYHYSTLGWVGVDVTYLAQAWLDGAIENHGIVLQVSGVYPWTKFHSRETSANSPYLRLEFPEALEQDTWGSIKAVF
- a CDS encoding isoprenylcysteine carboxylmethyltransferase family protein; its protein translation is MIFKIIFMILWLGNGLVRMPHNLRYKKTKKVKSNNTKREKFLVFIAGIGMMLMPMICIFTPWLDSFNMDLPDPVRWIGLTGFGFGLVLFWRVHKTLGRNWSPILEIRRNHKLITDGPYKYIRHPMYTQIWIWVICQWLVLSNWIVGIVGVLAWTILYIIRIPEEEKMMIEEFGQQYEDYITRSKRIIPGVY